The genomic segment AGTATAAGTATTTGTTATAGTGAAATCTGTTAAGTTTAATTTGTTAAGACTCTTCATGTTTCCTCCATTCTAGGCAAATTCTCCTTGGCAAACAACAAACAGACTGCTTTTCCTCACGATTTCACTGTTGCCAAGCACTATTCTAGCCATACAGTATCCTAAATCTTTGCCCTGTGATGTGATTCCAACTCCTGATGGTTATGTGACCGCAGACTGTAGCAAACGACGCCTCACAAAATTCCCAGATGAATTTAAATTGATCTCTAGTACTGCCAATATTACCAACCTGACCCTCACCATGAATAAAATCTTGAAAATAGGTCCAAGTGACTTTCAGAGCCTTCAGCACCTTCTAGAAGTTGATTTTAGATGCAACTGTTTGCCGGTGATGTTGGGTCCCCAGGATCATTTATGTTTTAAGAGGCTACAGATCGAAGCCTACACTTTTTATAACCTTCGCAAACTGAACTCACTGTATCTGGATGGTAACCGGCTCTCAACTATCCCTCGGGGCATACCTCCCAATTTACGTCTTCTGAGTCTTGAAGTAAACAACATTTTTTACCTCCAGAAAGAAAACCTTTCCGAACTTGGGAGTTTAGAAATTCTCTATTTGGGAAAGAATTGCTATTACCGTAATCCGTGCAATGAATCTTTTCACATTGAGGAAACAGCCTTTCAGGCCCTGGGGGCTTTAAGAGTGTTGTCCTTGAAGGCTAACAACATATCTGAGGTTCCAAAGAATCTGCCCTCTACTTTGAAGGAACTGTACCTTTATAACAATGTAATTCAGAACATTGGGGAGCAGGACTTGAGCGGTCTTCACAATTTGGAAAAGCTTGACTTAAGTGGCAACTGCCCTCGTTGTCTCAATACTCCGTATCATTGTACTCCCTGTCGGGATAATGCAAGTATTTCAATCCACCCCAGAGCCTTTGATTCTTTAAAGGAATTAAAAGTTTTGCGGTTACACAGCACCTCCCTCACCACAGTGAACAGTGACTGGTTTAGGTACACAGAGAGACTAGAAGCGCTTGATCTTTCGCAAAATTACTTACATAACGAAATTGAGACTTGCCATTTCCTAAACTTTCTTCCTAATCTTGTAaacttggatttttcttttaattttgaatTGAGATCATACCGTACACGGCTGACTCTTCCAAAGACATTCGCCAACCTCTCTAATCTTCAGACTTTAAGGATCAGGGGTTTTGTTTTCAAGGAACTAGATCAAGCCAGTATAGACAGTTTGATTCATCTTAAAAATCTGAGTGTGCTAGACTTTGGGACAAATTTTATCAGGACCATTGACACAGCCATGTTTAAAAAGCTCCCGGCTCTTAAAACTGTAAGCCTTGCGTTCAATAAAATCTCTCTCCTTTCTAATGATTCAAATGGTAAGCTTTGCTCTGCTCCTCAGCCTTCAGTGGATGGGTTTCTTGGCACTGTGCCATCAGATATGCAGTATTTTTTATATGATGAATATAGTCGGAGTTGTAAATTTAAAGATATagaagctgctgcttcttttcctcTTGACACCGGACCTTTGTGCGGTAAGTATGGAACGACATTGGATTTAAGTagaaacaatatattttttaTAAACCCTTTGGATTTCCAACACCTCAATTATGTGAAGTGCCTTAACCTGTCTGGTAATGCTATGAGCCAGACTTTGGATGGAAGTGAATTCGTGCATCTGTCAAGCTTGAAATACCTGGATTTTTCTAACAACCGGATTGATTTGCTATTTCAAACAGCATTCAGAGAGCTGACAGAACTGGAGGTTCTGAACCTTAGTGACAACAGCCATTACTTCAAAGCAGAAGGCATCTCTCACAGTTTGGGTTTTACCAAATATTTGGTGAATTTGACCACTCTGTTCATGAATGGGAATGAGATTTTTACATCCACAGACAAAGGAATGGCTAGTGATTCACTTAAAACACTGGAATTTCGAAAGAATCGCTTGGATATTTTATGGAAAGAGGGGACCTCTGAATACTATTCATTTTTCAAGAACCTCACCAACCTGGAGACTCTAGATATTTCTGAAAACTATCTGCATTCTTTACCTCGAGGTGTGTTTTGTGAGCTGCCTGTAGGACTCAAGGTACTGAGACTGGCCAGTAACAGCATGCAGCTTTTTCTCTGGGGGGAACTTCAGGTCTTGAAGAAACTGGAAGTTTTGGACCTTGGTAACAACCAGTTGACTACTGTCCCCAGAGAGCTGTCTAACTGCTCTCAGACCCTTCAAAAGCTAATCCTGCAAAATAACAGGATAAAAAAATTGACAGACAATTTCCTCCGAGGGGCATTCTCTCTGGCATACTTGGACCTCAGTTTTAACAAGATTAAAACGCTCAAAAATTCTAGCTTTCCAAAAAATGTTATTGACAATATGTCAACATTGGTTTTACAGGGTAATTCTTTCAAATGTAATTGTGATCTCGTGTGGTTTGTCTGGTGGATCAACCAGACAAATGTAACAATTCCTTTCCTGGCCACGGATGTGACTTGTGGGGGTCCAGGTACATGGAAAGACAAAAGTGTTGTTTTCTTAGATCTAGAGACCTGCGAGCTGGATTCATCCCAGATTCTGTTCTTAATATCTGTCTCAGTCATCATGTTGCTGATGACTATCCCCATTATAAGCCACCTCTATTTCTGGGATGTGTGGTATATTTACCATTTTTGCTTTGCCCGTTTAAAAGGATACAAACGATTATTTTCATCAGGTGTTGTGTATGATGCTTTTGTCACTTATGATAAGAGAGATACAGCTGTGACAGAATGGGTCATGAAAGAGTTAGTTGAAAAACTGGAAGGGCAGAGAGAGAAACAGTTCAATTTATGTTTGGAAGAAAGAGACTGGCTACCGGGAGAGCCAGTCCTGGCTAATCTTTCTGAGAGTATACAAATCAGCAGGAAAACGATATTTATCCTAACGAACAAGTACATTGAAAGTGGCAACTTCAGGATGGCCTTTTACATGGCACACCAGCGCCTCATGGATGAAAAGGTTGACGTTATCATCCTGATATTCCTTGAGAAAGTTTTGCAAATGTCCAAGTGCCTCCGCCTACGGAAGATCATGTGTAGCCGGTCTGTCCTCGAATGGCCAGCCAATCCTCACTCTCAGCGTTATTTCTGGCATTGCTTGAGAAATTCACTAGAGGCAAACCATGATTTCGACTATAGCAAGCTTTTTAAGGAAATGGTATAACTTGGCCTGGTGCCGGAACATGCTTTGAAAGCTAAGCCAGGAAAGAAGATGAGTCAGAATCTCACCCTTTGTGTTGAAAAGACTTTCCTTCATGGGCGGGGGGTTGGAGAGGGGAAGTGAACTACCACAGAAGCAATGAAAGCTGTCCGCTTCTTTTGGATGAGACACCCGTACACCCTACTTTACAGAAGTCTGTTTTCTGAGGTGCTTTCTGAAGACAATCCTTTGTTCAAAGGGCTATAAACTCTTAGCTTAACAATAAAGAACCCTACAAAGGAAAAGCAGGGGCCTTAGTGTCTGGCTGGTCCTGGCCTTACCCACCATTGTGAGAGATAGTGTATTTCTATTTCAATTGTTTTCAGGATTTCTAGAGCATGAAAATGTTACTTTATTGACCTGCTAATGAAATCCTAAAATCTCCCACCCAGCATAGCTTGTTTTCTAAGTGCACAGGGGAATTGCAAGAATGAGGGTGATTCCATTGACAGAAGCAGTGAGCCTGGACTCTCGCCACTGGTTCAAATTTCACCTATGACCTCTGTCCGTGGCATCAGCCATTAACAAATGAATACGTAGCTCTAGCTTCCGTCCCATCCCTTCATAAATTAATTCTGGCTGACAGGGCCAGTCTGCTTTTCAGAATTGCTGAGACCATTCATGTGAAGTGATTCTaaatactattatttattttttccattgcaTTCATCAAAATGAATtatcaaaacaaacagacaaacaaaaccaCACTGAAATAAAGCTCAGGTTTATCTGTCATTCATGTATAACATTTAGAGCTAGGAGAAGCTACACCAGAAATTAGAAGATCTAAATTCAGAACTTAATaattatggttgttgtttttgtttgtttgtttgtttgtttcatggaGGAGCTCTCTGGTACAAAAGCTGCTATTGCTTCCCCAACTGAGATAAAATTCTGGCCCAAGAATGGGTTCTAGGAATAGGTGGCTGCTGTAGAATAAGAATCTATTTTTTAATCATGTTAACAAGCATTTTAGTCAACTGTTCTGTGAGTATCGCtgtcatgttatttttaaaataaactttatatcAGCCCTGCATCCATTTTTTCCTGATGGTAAAAGAATAAACCTGTCTATTTCCAATCAATGATGGGCGTCTGGCTTAAGAAATTATCAGGACTGATAATTCAGTGTTGAAATAAGTCCATTATGGAGAACAAATGCTCTGTTTTGATTAGCCCTCAGTTACCTCTGCTACCTTACAGTGCCACCTCCCTTAACCTCATGATGGGACTAGTCTCATGTTGTAGAGAACTCATCTTGACGTTATACCCTAACATAGTCATTtctaaggtacagtggtgccctgcatagcaacgataatccatgcagcaaaaattgtcactatacggattcatcgctatgcgaaataaaaaagcccataggaatgcattgaaacccatttaatgcattcctatgggcaaaaaactcacctttaagcgaaaatcctccatacggccgccattttcgctgcccggtaagcgaggaatctgggcaaaaacacagcaggcggccattttatttacccagtggccattttggaagtgccgatcagctgttggaaaatcatcgctatgcaaaaatcggtaagcaaaacagtttACCGATCACTGCAaagtgatattttcccattaaaaacatcgcaatgcgattgcttttgcgatcgcaaaaaatcatcgctatgcggattcgtcattaaacggggtgcccgttaagcgaggcaacactgtatttaaAAGTGAGCTCCTTGACTTCATCTGGAAGTGTGCCTGTTTGAAAATCCTGGATTTTAGTTAGATTTTAATTCCAGTTCATCTTCACACAGCAGTTATCTGAATTGTCATACAACTTTTGCTAGAGTGCTGCTTGAAAAGACCTTTAAACTGGCCTTTTCATATTCTGCATCACACACTGTTTTCCATGCATGTTAAACTCTGTTcgtggggttttcttggcaaagatactggagtggcttgccagttcctgctccaggtggatcacgtttagtcagaactctccactatgacctgtctggtTTGGgagtccctgcacggcatagcccatagcttctctgaattactcaagccccttcaccacgacaaggcagcaatccgtgaaggggtaatAGCAATTATAGCTATTATGTAGCTATAATTGCTATATATAACTATAGCAATtatcaaacaaaagcaaactgatTTGCAACTTACAGAACTGTGAAACCTCATGGTAAGAAAAACAAAGATGCTTTAACTCTTAATGGAGCTTGCTTCTAACTATGAAGCTTCTGTCTCAGCTGTTCTGGTCCTAAGACGGGATGATTTGACTTTGTTTACTTTTGTTCTTCAAATTGGGCTTTCTCTGCTCTAAAATAACCGTGCTGCCATATTTGTCATCAggatgtttctgtgggttttgtTCCCTAAGGTAAAGggaaatgttccccttgacatttagtccagtcgtgtctgactttaaggggcagtgctcatccccatctccaagctgtagagctagcatttgtccgtagacagtttccgtggtcacgtagccagcgtgactagacatggaacgctcttaccttcccaccgtggtgttGCCTaatatctactcgcatttttatgtgctttcggactgccaggttggcaggagctgggacaagcgatgggggctcactcgatcgtgtggattcgatcttacagctgctggtcttctgaccttgcagcacagaggcttctgcagtttaacctgcagcgccaccatggcCCTATTTAGGTGTCTCTAAATCCAGTAACAGTGATGTTGTAACAAAACATCCAATTTCCATTGTTATTATAGCGGCCAGTTTTAAGGAAGTTGGTCAGTGCATTTTAGTTACCATCTGTGTTTGTGGTTGTTTTGACAACCACATTTTCTGCTCTGTGAAGATTCCTGTGGTCCTGGTGTGACACCAGCTTGTTAATGCAGGCATACaagttgtaatcaaaattattcaggCCCCATTGCAAATCATGTTTATTGTAAACATTTACAGACTTCCAtctgtttgcaatgaacaaatcaaacaaaagcagtTGAAATAGCTCAACACAATGGATTCTTCaagtggtttccccaaattcaactgaaaatgcaactttaaaTGGATTCTgcagtctcaaaattattcagccccttCGTGTCAAGCATCTTTAGTACTTAGTAAAGCACCCTTTTGCTGTTATGACCTGCTGCAAACAAGATGCATGACCAGAAACCAGCTTCTGGCAGTGTTTCAGAGGAATCTTAGCCCATTCCTCATGGCCAATGGTCTCCAATTCAGTAATAGCCTTGGGTTTGCATGCTGCAACTGGCTTCTTCAAATTGCACCAGAAATTTTCTATAGGGTTCAAGTCAGGTGACTGTGATGACCCCTGTAGAATCTTCCAGGAATTCTTCTGAAGCTAAGCCTTGGTGGAATCTGAAGAATGCTTGGGATCACTGTCCTGTTGGGAGGTCCAATGACACTCAAGCTTCGGCTTCTTCACAGATGGCATCACATTTTCTCCTAGGATTTCCTGATACTTCAATGAATTCATCTTGTGTTCCACACACCGCAGGTTTCCAGTGCCAGAGGATGCAGAGCAGCCCCAGAGCCTTGTCAAGCCACCACCATGTTTCACTGTAGGCAGAGTGTTCTTTTCAGCAtgcttcattcttcttcctccagacatACCGCTGATCTATTGGGCCAAAAAGTTCCAATTTTGTTTCATAGCTCTACAGAACAGAATCCCAAAATGTCTGTGGCTTATTTACTgtatatgattttgagcatacTGGAGCTGacttttcttgtgcttttggGTCAGTAGTGGTGTACATCTTGGAGTTCTGGCATGGAAACCCTCCTGCATTTAGCACACCCCATACTGTGCAAACTGAAACCTCAGTACCTATTGCCACCAAGTCTTTCTGAAGGGCTTTTGCAGTAACTTGAGGATTTTTCTCAACTTGCCTTCTCAGAAATCTTGTTGCAGCTGTTGAtagcttcctttttctgccccATCCAGGCAGTGTAACCATTGCATCTGGGAACCTGTGCACTTTCTGTAGGAAGGTGCTTGTAGACAGAAGTGACAAACAGGCAGCCATGTCTCCTTAGTCCACAGCTGATTGCCCTCTGctaaaatagagctgtgggtcTTGAGGCCCTTCAGTGAGACAGCTGCCTGCAAGGACACTGGAGGATACTGACCCATTGTCCTGgctgaagtaagattcagctgTTAATTCACTATGCTTCTGAATgcagaagtggtggtgatggtggaattACAGTCTttgggtttgtttatttgtttgactacaatgcccagaatccaaGGACTTTAAGAATTGGTAGATAATACAAACAGCTGACTAGCACATTGCTAACATCATAAGCTGCATGTTGAAAATGGAATGGAGGATCTTTAAAACCTAAGTTTTCTTTACTGATTTGTTTTGTCTGTGAGATCTTAGGTGGAATCCTCTGAGGGCGTAGATATCTTTCTCAAAGGGTGCCTACCCACAGCTtcgtcatcttcagaggatggaTATGAAACCTGGCCCATAGGATGAAGGCCAGATGGAATGGTAAAACATCCTTCTTGTTAGGGTCTGTATTTAAGGTGCAAAACCTCTCTGTTTTTGCTTTAATACCATATTGCTACATCCACTTAACCTAGAAATTCTAGAAATGTGTAATTTGAACTCACATGAGATTGTCATGACACTGTAAATCCAGTTTTTAATATTGATCAGTTATTTGAACATAAAACTTTAGATTTGGGAAATTCCAGATATTTTTACACTCTGTTAATATTTTCAGCTGTTTGgtgcaacaataaaaagaataatggGAAGCATAATTGAACTTTTAAATTGAATTCAGCAAGATGGCCACTATCTCACACCCCCCagctccctgtttgttttccctagcACCCAGGTTTGCCTTTGGgcacaacttttctttttttgtatgctgccaccagaggatattctctTCACTGTACCAATGAAGAATACTGAATCAATGCTGTCAactataacaatatttatttaagggTTTGAAGGTGAAAcattgtcacgttcccgggggttacaacagccgaagtccgataaaccagtccagggtcaagaatactaagaatgcaaagccaatgtccataaatcaactctcagaagtccagtgtcaaagtccagagtccaatacacagcgtagtccagagtcagagtccaaagtccaataccggcgtagttcaagggcagagtccagagttcagggtcaggaacacaatacaagaaacgtggatgcaagccaaggttttgactccttgcttccacagaatttctggcttcactgggagctgttttatagtaaaacagctccttgagctgctggaaagctttctatcctgttaatactcaggactagatgcaagtagatttctgtggacagcctttgagcgatcctctgatcttctggtcctaagtctttcccgaagcctgccctgaagcctgtctgctgtggaaggagaatctggaggcggttcaggtgtttctgacctctccacattctcttcagccacagttaacccttcgggttccaggtcttcagaagcactcatgacaaacataaaaggaaaatcatggatgttcttgtagtatttattcattaaacGTGTTTTGGATTTTAGATATGCTTACTTATGTAGGATTCACTTTAATCACAGTGTTACAACATTCAGTCTCTGCTAGAGGTGGCAGTTCTTCCTGACTCTCTGTTCTGTCAGTTACTGTGCCATTTTCAACTGCCTCAGCATTCTCTTTTTGCTGTTGGACATAGTAAATTTTCTTGGGCAAATTTCCCCCTACTTTCTGCTGACTAAACTCTTTATTCTTTGTGGTCTGACACTGAGAAATGATGTGACCTTTTTCTCTGCATCCATAACATATTTTAGAAGCTCTTTGTTCAAAATATGGGGacttgtctcccttcccttcagagCTTTTATACCTCTGTTGAATTTGCTCTGAGGGGTTgtccctaaaatggcttccagttgcctgCTTGCTTTTGTGGTAATCTctgggttctttctttctgtcctctcAACTTCTCTCACcaaattttatttcagaaaatttcagatttttaatTTCTGGTTTAACATCTGCTGTCTCACTTGCTTGCTGAACTGTTTTGGGCTGTTTGTCCctgactaaatatcttagttctccaggcagaaatgaataaaattgttctaatcctattatatttttcatatcttctaaTGTCTTGGCATTAGCCTGCTCTAGCCATTTCTCCAAGTATCTGACTAGATTTGCCCCCGAttgagaatatgattcctcaggctttttaatCAGTGCTCGAAATTTTCGCCTCAGATGTTCAGCATTAATCCCAAACCTCGAGAAAACCAATTTCCTGTAAGCCTCATAGTCTCTGGCTTGATCTAAGGACATTTGGGCATAAATATCTGCTAAATCCCCACTTATCAGGGACCTCAATATAACCATAAGTTCTTCTGCTTTTATGTTAAAATCCCAGCATGTGTGCTCGAAAGAGATCAAGAATGCTTCAGGACAATCAGcctttctaaattgagggaatttcttaagatctaccatattttttcatgtataagacgcccccatgtataagacacccccacttttctaatccaaaattaagaaaaataagtggggtttagcaagtgtagggggaaaggggtcaaagcgctgtgggatcgctttgatccctgctttcccctccacttgtttttgttctctcctcagctcacttccgtgtataagatgaccctcaatctttagtctaaagattttagacaaaactatagtcttatacatggaaaaatgtggtattttcccattttcattattattgttgttattattatttagagaTGCCAATTCTAATCTTTTCAGTTCCAGTTTATACTccatttgtctcttttcttgttccatttccatctctctttgtctggcttcagcctcagctccAAGCCGCAAAGCTTTTATTTCGAATTTCCTTAAGTGAAATTCCTTCTCCAATTTCCACTCCAGGGAAAAGCAGCTTCCCCTCCTGAGGCATCATTCTCTTGGTCAGATATTTCCAAATTTCCCTCCTCTTCATGAGGTAAAGCTTGAGAATGAGTTACCTCAACTGTCATCTTTTCCCCTCGTTTAATAGGCATGTTGAATTGGATTTATTTGGACAAGTTGGTCACTTCTATTGAGATAGGCAGTCAAGCCTCGGTTTAAGgcgttttttccttttctgtgttagAGAGATCGATACTTTGTATCTTCCCACTGACAGCTACGGAATTGCTACTTTGTTACTTTAGGCACCTAGTCTCGCTGTTCCTTGTGTCTGagacactgtttcttttggcctCCAGACACCcagcttttttttccagagatatttcttttattgtaagcctcAGTTTTATTCACCTCAGCTATTCCTTTAGAACTTGGCTTCCACTTTTGTTCTCTCAGTGCTCCCttttctcagagctttgggatctaaagctagccctcTTGGTCTTTCCACTCTCAGCGTGAGGTAAACCTTTAACTGcagaaatctcctcagagtcCTTTCCTGTCTGTGTCTTTCCACGATCAGGAGTCTCTACCAAGCTATTCACACAGAGCTTTAGGGTTTCCTATTCTCTCACTTGGGCTATTGACAAACAGGTCTCTTAGACTCAgagaatttcttttccttttggcttACTGGCATTCATTCGCATTGAATCCCAGAATTTGAAAAATTCTCTTTACTTTGGCTTACTGGATTTCTTTCACTTTATATACCACTGCTAAGCCGCCACTTTATGTTGCACACCCcagctcccctgtttgttttccctaacacccaGGTTCGCCTTTGAGcacgactttttcttttctttctttttacactgccaccagaggatattctcctcaCTGTGCCAATGAAGAATACTGAATCAATGCTGTCaattataacaatatttatttaaggatTTGAAGGTGAAACatataaggaaaatcatggatgttcttgtagtatttattcattaaatgtgttttggatttcagatatgcttacagtgggccctcaacttacagacagctccacctacagacttttcaagttatagacttctctggccacaaaatttagtttcgacttgcagccggagaatcaacctacagaccggaaaaataaaaacaaaaacggccggttacagattaatcggttttctatgcattgtaggtcaatggagcctcgatctacagacttttcgacctgcagccaccgttccaatacggattaattccgtaagttgaggaTCCACTGTACTTATGTAGGATTCACGGTGTTACAACAGTCAAACTGTTTTATTTAATTCTGATTACTTTTACTTCTTCAGTTATTAAACGcaccaactttccaagttcttgttTTCAATCCTTCCCTAACAATCCCTCTTAACTCTTTCAATTTCTGtatatatctctgtctcttcttctctctaactccccAATTGCCCAACTGCCTTAACTGTCTCAATTGTCTTCCCCCAGTACCGttggttccacccctcctgttctgtcataggctcctgcaccaGAGCTCTAccatgattgacaggagtgatgtTTTATCTGTCCGTCACAGCCACAATGTAATATATGTTGCCAGTCATAAGTAAGAAAAATTGTTAGAAAGACTTGCATAGCTACCTAAGAGTTGGCAGCCTGCCAGCACTGATAAATGCTCTGGCTCCATGTGCCTTGCTTGTTCCCAATGCACCACTCGGTGATATCAGACAATGGGTGTAGGATCCCCCCCTTTATGGGTAC from the Pogona vitticeps strain Pit_001003342236 chromosome 3, PviZW2.1, whole genome shotgun sequence genome contains:
- the LOC110075448 gene encoding toll-like receptor 7: MMSYSNGEALLPCPVVSCSSPQVVRIGAALIAFIQRFPRTRHRRASKAAPRMANSPWQTTNRLLFLTISLLPSTILAIQYPKSLPCDVIPTPDGYVTADCSKRRLTKFPDEFKLISSTANITNLTLTMNKILKIGPSDFQSLQHLLEVDFRCNCLPVMLGPQDHLCFKRLQIEAYTFYNLRKLNSLYLDGNRLSTIPRGIPPNLRLLSLEVNNIFYLQKENLSELGSLEILYLGKNCYYRNPCNESFHIEETAFQALGALRVLSLKANNISEVPKNLPSTLKELYLYNNVIQNIGEQDLSGLHNLEKLDLSGNCPRCLNTPYHCTPCRDNASISIHPRAFDSLKELKVLRLHSTSLTTVNSDWFRYTERLEALDLSQNYLHNEIETCHFLNFLPNLVNLDFSFNFELRSYRTRLTLPKTFANLSNLQTLRIRGFVFKELDQASIDSLIHLKNLSVLDFGTNFIRTIDTAMFKKLPALKTVSLAFNKISLLSNDSNGKLCSAPQPSVDGFLGTVPSDMQYFLYDEYSRSCKFKDIEAAASFPLDTGPLCGKYGTTLDLSRNNIFFINPLDFQHLNYVKCLNLSGNAMSQTLDGSEFVHLSSLKYLDFSNNRIDLLFQTAFRELTELEVLNLSDNSHYFKAEGISHSLGFTKYLVNLTTLFMNGNEIFTSTDKGMASDSLKTLEFRKNRLDILWKEGTSEYYSFFKNLTNLETLDISENYLHSLPRGVFCELPVGLKVLRLASNSMQLFLWGELQVLKKLEVLDLGNNQLTTVPRELSNCSQTLQKLILQNNRIKKLTDNFLRGAFSLAYLDLSFNKIKTLKNSSFPKNVIDNMSTLVLQGNSFKCNCDLVWFVWWINQTNVTIPFLATDVTCGGPGTWKDKSVVFLDLETCELDSSQILFLISVSVIMLLMTIPIISHLYFWDVWYIYHFCFARLKGYKRLFSSGVVYDAFVTYDKRDTAVTEWVMKELVEKLEGQREKQFNLCLEERDWLPGEPVLANLSESIQISRKTIFILTNKYIESGNFRMAFYMAHQRLMDEKVDVIILIFLEKVLQMSKCLRLRKIMCSRSVLEWPANPHSQRYFWHCLRNSLEANHDFDYSKLFKEMV